In Polaribacter sp. L3A8, a genomic segment contains:
- a CDS encoding VF530 family DNA-binding protein → MDTTSNSQKNEELSEEKPTKRKRKQATEEQLKNPFHGVKLVQVLESLVAHYGWEYLGERVNIRCFNNNPTMKSSLGFLRRTVWAREHVEDVYLEMLEEKKNKIEY, encoded by the coding sequence TTGGATACAACGTCTAATTCCCAAAAGAATGAAGAATTGTCTGAAGAAAAACCAACTAAACGAAAAAGGAAACAAGCTACTGAAGAACAATTAAAAAACCCGTTTCATGGAGTAAAACTAGTCCAGGTTTTAGAGAGTTTGGTAGCACATTATGGTTGGGAGTACCTAGGAGAACGTGTAAATATTCGCTGTTTCAATAACAACCCAACTATGAAATCTAGTCTTGGGTTTTTAAGAAGAACAGTTTGGGCTAGAGAACATGTTGAGGACGTTTATTTAGAGATGTTAGAAGAAAAAAAGAACAAAATTGAATATTGA